Below is a window of Thermoanaerobaculia bacterium DNA.
CGCTCTCGAGCCGGCTCGGGAAACGGGAGAATCGGGAAAGAGGCTGGTCCTGCTTGGTTCGTGATGGAAAAGTCACTCTTGAACCAACATTCACTATTCGGGAGCTTGACTTCCGGCGGAGCGGTGACGTCCCGGTAACCCCGGGAAACTAAAGCTTCGCCTTTCGGGCACCCACCTGTCTGAAGACAGGTTCAAGTCGACTGACACACGGCCAACGCGGGACCTCCCTCGATTCCCCTCCCGCGGCGCTCCGGGACGCCCTGGAGAAACGCGATGGATGGAACACTGGTGATCGCTCTCGTGGCGGGGATCGCGGCCGCGATCGTTGCCACCGTGATCTTTTCCCTCCTGGTGAACCGCCGGACGTCGGGAATCCGGAACGCCGCCCGCCGCGAGGCCGAGCGCCTGCTCGAGGACGCGAAGCGCCAGGCGGATTCGAAGCGCCGGGAGGCGGACATCGAGGCGAAGGAGAAGATCCTCGCCGCGCGGGCCGAATTCGACAAGCAGGCCAACGCCCGGCGCCAGGAGATCGCCGCCCTCGAGAAGCGGATCGCCCAGAAAGAGGAGAACCTCGACCGGAAGCTCGCCCAGATCGAGCAGCGCGGCACCGAGTTCGACAAGCGCGAGAAGGATCTCGCGAGCCGCCAGGGGGAGATCGACCGCCTCGAGGAGGAGTTCCAGGGGCTGATCGACGAGCAGCGCCGGAAGCTCGAGTCGATCTCCGGATTGACGGCGGAACAGGCGAAGCAGAACCTCGTCCGCTCGATCGAGAACGACGCGCGGCTCGAAGCCGCCCACCTCATCCGGCGGATCGAGGAAGAGGCGTCGGAGAACGCCACCCAGAAGGCCCGGCGGATCATCGGGATGGCGATCCAGCGGATGGCCTCCGACACCGTCGTGGAGGCGACCGTCTCGGTGGTCGACCTCCCGTCGGACGACCTCAAGGGGCGGATCATCGGGCGCGAAGGGCGCAACATCCGCGCGCTCGAAGCCGCGACCGGCGTCGATCTCATCATCGACGACACCCCCGAGGCGATCATTCTCTCCGCCTTCGAGCCGGTCCGCCGCGAGATCGCCCGGATGGCGATCCAGCGGCTGATCGTGGACGGCCGCATCCACCCGGCGCGCATCGAGGAGATCGTCGAGAAGGTCCGCGCCGAGCTCTGGGAGAAGATCCGGCAGGAGGGGGAGTCCGTCGCCCTGGAGTTCGGGATCCCCGACCTCCACCCGGAGATCGTCAAGCTCCTCGGCCGCCTCAAGTACCGAACGTCCTACGGGCAGAACGTGCTCCAGCATTCGCGCGAGGTCGGATGGCTCGCCGGGAACATGGCGGCGGAGCTCGGGGTCTCGGTGGACGTCGCCAAGCGCGCGGGGCTGCTCCACGACATCGGGAAGGCGATCGACCGCGAGATGGAAGGGACCCACCTGGAGCTCGGGCGCGAGGTGCTGAAGAAGTTCGGCGAATCGGAGGCCGTGATCCACGCGATGGAGTGCCACCACGGCGACTACGAGCCCCGGTCGATCGAGGCGGTCCTCGTCAACGGGGCGGACGCGCTGTCCGCCGCGCGGCCGGGGGCGCGCCGCGAGATCCTCGAGACCTACGTCAAGCGCCTGGAGAAGCTCGAGCACATCGCGGATGGCTTCAAGGGCGTGCAGAAGGCCTTCGCGGTCCAGGCGGGGCGCGAGCTGCGGATCGTCGTCGAGGCCACGAAGATCACCGACGACGAAGCGCTGTGGCTGTCGAAGGACGTCGCGAAGAAGATCGAGACCGAGCTCCAGTACCCGGGCCAGATCAAGGTGACGGTCATCCGCGAGACCCGCGCCGTGGAATACGCGCGATGACGGCGGCCCGTTGATCCGGATCCTCTTCGTCGGGGACGTCGTCGGCAACCCCGGGCGCCGCGCCGTCTCGGAGACTCTCGAGAAGACGATCGATCGCCGGAAGATCGATTTCACGATCGTCAACATCGAGAACGCCGCCGGAGGATTCGGCATCACCCGCGAGATCTACGACGAGATGAAGAAGCTCCCGATCGACGTCTTTTCGTCCGGCAACCACATCTGGGATCGCAAGGACTTTCTGCCGAGCCTCGACGAACTCGAGGACGTGCTCCGTCCCGCGAATTACCCGAAGGGAAATCCCGGCCACGGGAGCATCGTCAAGAAGACCGCTTCGGGCGTCCCGGTGGCCGTCCTGAATCTCCAGGGACAGGTGTTCATGACGAACATCGACTCCCCGTTCCGGGTCGCGGACGAAATGCTCCCGGCGTTGAAGAAGGAGGCGCCGGTCGTGTTCGTGGACTTCCACGCCGAGGCGACGTCCGAGAAGAACGCGCTCGGCTGGTATCTCGACGGACGCGTCTCCGCGGTCGTCGGGACCCACACGCACGTGCCCACGGCGGACGAGACGATCCGTCCGGGCGGCACGGCGTACCTGACCGACGTCGGAATGACCGGCGCCTACGAAGGGGTCATCGGGTTCAACAAGGACCGTGTCGTCGAGAAGTTCCTCGCCCAGACGCCGCGGTCGTTCGAGACCGCCAAGCGTGACGTGCGTCTTTCGTCGGTCGTCGTCGAGATCGATGAAAGGAGCGGTCGCGCGGAATCGATCGAACGCTGGCAGGTCCGGATTGACTGAGCGGGAGAAGCTGACGGCGATCGTCACCTCCTACAACGAGGAGATCAACATCAAGGAGTGCCTCGAGAGCGTCCTCTGGGCGGACGAGATCCTCCTCGTCGACTCGTTCTCGCGCGACCGCACCGTCGAGATCGCGCGCTCCCTCCCCGGCGTCCGGATCCTCCAGCACGAATACTTCGGTTCGGCGGCCCAGAAGAACTGGGCGATGGACCGCGCGGAGCACCCGTGGGTTCTCATCGTCGATGCCGACGAGCGCGTCACCGCGGAGCTCGCCCGGGAGATCACCGAGCTCCTGACGCGCGGCCCCTCGTCGAACCACTACTCGATCCGCCGCCAAAACATCTTCGTCGACCGGATCATCCGCCACTCGGGATGGTCGACGGACAAGGTCGTCCGGCTGATCCGGAACGGCACCGCGCGCTATCCGAACCGGCGCGTGCACGCCGACATGCGGCCCGAGGGGCCCACGCCGACGATGGACGCGCCGCTTCTCCACTACACGTTCCGCTCCTTTTCCCAGTATCTCGAGAAATTCCACCGCTATGCCGAGTGGGGCGCCGCCGAGGCGTTCAAGCGGGGAAAGAACCCGGGCGTCGCGGAGCTCTTCTTCCGCCCCGCGTGGCGGTTCTTCCGAATGTACGTGCTCCAGGCGGGGTTTCTCGACGGACGACACGGCTTCGTGCTCTGCGCCCTCCAGGCCTACGGCGTCTTCCTCAAGTGGGCGAAGGTCTGGGAGTGGCAGCGATACCGCGCCAACGGCTGGTCGTTCGAGCTCCCCGCCTACGACGAAAGCGCGGAGACCTGGGGCGGGGCCGACACCGGGGAAGACGCGGCGTCGAATCCCTGATCGGAAAAAAGAGAACGCCCGCCGGAGCGGGCGTTCGGACGAAACGGGGCGGGCTCTACGAGCCGGAGGTTTTCGACCCCTTCGCGAGCCGCGACTTGTAGCGCGCGGCCGTGTTCTTGTGGATGACTCCCTTCGCGGCGGCGCGATCGATCTCGGAGGCCGTCCGCGGCAGCGTCTCCGCGGACGCCGAGGAGCGGTGCTTCTTGATCACGTTGCGCAGCTTCGTCTTGACGCGGCGATTCCTCGCGGTCTTCTTCGCGGAGGTGCGGATCCGTTTTTCGGCGGATTTGATGTTGGCCATTCGGTGCGAGAGTCCTTTCTCATTCCCTGGCGGGCTCGGCGCCCGCTTCGTTCCGGCGGGCTCGCCGCCCGCCCGTTTCGGCGGGCCCGCGCCCGCCGCGCGGCGAGCTTACCACCCGCCGCGGTTGCCGGCATCTTTCAGCGGGATTCCACTCCCAGCGAGGACAGCCTCTGCTTTGCCAGGCGAG
It encodes the following:
- the rny gene encoding ribonuclease Y, with product MDGTLVIALVAGIAAAIVATVIFSLLVNRRTSGIRNAARREAERLLEDAKRQADSKRREADIEAKEKILAARAEFDKQANARRQEIAALEKRIAQKEENLDRKLAQIEQRGTEFDKREKDLASRQGEIDRLEEEFQGLIDEQRRKLESISGLTAEQAKQNLVRSIENDARLEAAHLIRRIEEEASENATQKARRIIGMAIQRMASDTVVEATVSVVDLPSDDLKGRIIGREGRNIRALEAATGVDLIIDDTPEAIILSAFEPVRREIARMAIQRLIVDGRIHPARIEEIVEKVRAELWEKIRQEGESVALEFGIPDLHPEIVKLLGRLKYRTSYGQNVLQHSREVGWLAGNMAAELGVSVDVAKRAGLLHDIGKAIDREMEGTHLELGREVLKKFGESEAVIHAMECHHGDYEPRSIEAVLVNGADALSAARPGARREILETYVKRLEKLEHIADGFKGVQKAFAVQAGRELRIVVEATKITDDEALWLSKDVAKKIETELQYPGQIKVTVIRETRAVEYAR
- a CDS encoding TIGR00282 family metallophosphoesterase, whose product is MRILFVGDVVGNPGRRAVSETLEKTIDRRKIDFTIVNIENAAGGFGITREIYDEMKKLPIDVFSSGNHIWDRKDFLPSLDELEDVLRPANYPKGNPGHGSIVKKTASGVPVAVLNLQGQVFMTNIDSPFRVADEMLPALKKEAPVVFVDFHAEATSEKNALGWYLDGRVSAVVGTHTHVPTADETIRPGGTAYLTDVGMTGAYEGVIGFNKDRVVEKFLAQTPRSFETAKRDVRLSSVVVEIDERSGRAESIERWQVRID
- a CDS encoding glycosyltransferase family 2 protein, producing MTEREKLTAIVTSYNEEINIKECLESVLWADEILLVDSFSRDRTVEIARSLPGVRILQHEYFGSAAQKNWAMDRAEHPWVLIVDADERVTAELAREITELLTRGPSSNHYSIRRQNIFVDRIIRHSGWSTDKVVRLIRNGTARYPNRRVHADMRPEGPTPTMDAPLLHYTFRSFSQYLEKFHRYAEWGAAEAFKRGKNPGVAELFFRPAWRFFRMYVLQAGFLDGRHGFVLCALQAYGVFLKWAKVWEWQRYRANGWSFELPAYDESAETWGGADTGEDAASNP
- the rpsT gene encoding 30S ribosomal protein S20, with the protein product MANIKSAEKRIRTSAKKTARNRRVKTKLRNVIKKHRSSASAETLPRTASEIDRAAAKGVIHKNTAARYKSRLAKGSKTSGS